From the Opitutia bacterium genome, one window contains:
- a CDS encoding 50S ribosomal protein L9 has translation MAHNEVLLLKPVDGLGAEGDQVRVRAGYARNFLLPQGIAVPLTVSNRKQIEALKKARGIREAKELNGAQELAEKLKKANIAIAVKTGEGGKLFGAVTGNDLHDKLVAAGIEVEKRRIHLGQPVKTLGKHEVTIKLHAEVSVEISFEVVSENPIIPVATEAAPAGDKFDRPRRERKERA, from the coding sequence ATGGCTCACAACGAAGTGCTCCTCCTCAAACCGGTCGACGGCCTTGGCGCCGAAGGCGACCAGGTCCGCGTCCGCGCCGGCTATGCGCGTAATTTCCTCCTGCCGCAGGGCATCGCGGTTCCGCTCACGGTTTCCAACCGCAAGCAGATCGAAGCCCTCAAGAAGGCCCGCGGCATCCGCGAAGCCAAGGAACTCAACGGCGCGCAGGAACTCGCCGAGAAACTCAAGAAGGCCAACATCGCCATCGCCGTGAAGACGGGCGAGGGCGGCAAGCTGTTCGGCGCCGTCACCGGTAACGATCTCCACGACAAACTCGTGGCGGCCGGCATCGAGGTCGAGAAGCGCCGCATCCACCTCGGCCAGCCGGTCAAGACCCTCGGCAAGCACGAGGTCACGATCAAGCTGCACGCCGAAGTCTCGGTGGAAATCTCCTTCGAGGTCGTCTCCGAGAACCCGATCATCCCGGTCGCGACCGAGGCCGCACCCGCGGGCGACAAGTTCGACCGTCCCCGCCGCGAGCGCAAGGAGCGCGCCTAA